A region from the Cryptosporangium arvum DSM 44712 genome encodes:
- the rimO gene encoding 30S ribosomal protein S12 methylthiotransferase RimO: protein MPRNAGDRRVALVTLGCARNEVDSEELAGRLAGDGWELVDASDADVVLVNTCGFVEQAKKDSVDTLLAASDGGAKVVAAGCMAERYGNELATALPEADAVLGFDDYASISDRLDRVLAGEELTAHTPRDRRTLLPISPVERSAADVAVPGHAELPAGLAPASGPRVLRRRLEGGPVAPLKLASGCDRRCAFCAIPSFRGAFVSRRPTEIVEEARWLASQGVRELVLVSENSSSYGKDLGDPRLLEALLPELAAVPGIVRVRVSYLQPAETRPSLIEVIATTPGVVPYFDLSFQHSSEPVLRRMRRFGSTERFLELLATARRLAPEAGVRSNFIVGFPGETKADVAELARFLTAARLDAIGVFGYSDEDGTEAATLTGKVRRDTIDRRFDRISRLAEELTAQRAEERHGTIVEVLVESVGDDGVAEGRGEHQAPEVDGSVTLHGECPVLGRPAVGDLVRARVTGSLGVDLEAEVLGVVDRVGVEPELLARALAPVGSGG, encoded by the coding sequence ATGCCTCGGAATGCCGGCGACCGCCGGGTCGCTCTCGTCACGCTGGGATGCGCGCGCAACGAGGTCGACTCCGAAGAGCTCGCCGGTCGCCTGGCCGGTGACGGCTGGGAACTGGTCGACGCCTCGGATGCCGACGTCGTCCTCGTCAACACCTGCGGGTTCGTCGAGCAAGCCAAGAAGGACTCGGTCGACACGCTGCTCGCCGCGTCCGACGGCGGTGCCAAGGTCGTCGCGGCCGGGTGCATGGCCGAGCGGTACGGCAACGAGCTGGCCACCGCGCTGCCGGAGGCCGACGCCGTGCTGGGCTTCGACGACTACGCGTCGATCTCCGACCGGCTCGACCGCGTGCTGGCCGGCGAGGAACTCACCGCCCACACCCCGCGCGACCGGCGCACGCTGCTGCCGATCAGCCCGGTGGAGCGCTCGGCGGCCGACGTCGCCGTCCCCGGGCACGCCGAACTCCCGGCCGGCCTGGCCCCGGCGAGCGGCCCGCGCGTCCTGCGTCGCCGGCTCGAGGGTGGCCCGGTGGCGCCGCTCAAGCTGGCCAGCGGGTGCGACCGGCGGTGCGCGTTCTGCGCGATCCCGTCCTTCCGCGGCGCGTTCGTCTCCCGGCGCCCCACCGAGATCGTCGAGGAAGCCCGGTGGCTGGCCTCGCAGGGCGTCCGCGAGCTCGTGCTGGTCAGCGAGAACTCCTCGTCCTACGGCAAGGACCTCGGCGACCCCCGGCTGCTGGAGGCCCTGCTCCCCGAGCTGGCGGCGGTGCCCGGCATCGTCCGCGTCCGGGTGTCCTACCTGCAGCCGGCCGAGACCCGGCCGTCGCTGATCGAGGTCATCGCCACCACGCCCGGCGTCGTCCCCTACTTCGACCTGTCGTTCCAGCACTCCAGCGAGCCGGTGCTGCGCCGGATGCGCCGTTTCGGCTCCACCGAGCGCTTCCTGGAGCTGCTGGCGACCGCGCGCCGGCTGGCGCCCGAGGCCGGGGTGCGCTCGAACTTCATCGTCGGGTTCCCCGGCGAGACCAAGGCCGACGTCGCCGAGCTGGCCCGGTTCCTGACCGCGGCGCGGCTCGACGCGATCGGCGTGTTCGGCTACTCCGACGAGGACGGCACCGAGGCCGCGACGCTGACCGGCAAGGTGCGCCGCGACACGATCGACCGCCGGTTCGACCGGATCTCGCGGCTCGCCGAGGAGCTCACCGCGCAACGCGCCGAGGAACGGCACGGCACGATCGTCGAGGTGCTCGTCGAATCGGTGGGCGACGACGGTGTCGCGGAAGGGCGCGGGGAACACCAGGCGCCCGAGGTCGACGGGTCGGTGACGCTGCACGGCGAGTGTCCGGTGCTCGGCCGTCCCGCCGTCGGCGACCTGGTGCGCGCGCGGGTCACCGGCAGCCTCGGGGTCGATCTGGAGGCCGAGGTGCTCGGCGTCGTCGACCGGGTCGGCGTCGAGCCGGAGCTCCTCGCGCGGGCCCTCGCGCCCGTCGGCTCTGGCGGATGA
- a CDS encoding Fpg/Nei family DNA glycosylase, translating into MPEGDVVFRTAARLHAALAGHPIVASDLRHPRLALVDLSGRTVTECVPRGKHIMLRLSDGLTLHSHLKMDGSWWIYRPGQRWRSPGHQVRVVLTTDDVVAVGARLHDLEVVRTDDEATLVGHLGPDLLGPDWDADEAVRRLAATPERPIGLALLDQRNLAGIGNLYRAEVLFLRGVHPATPTGEVADLPALVKTAQRLLYANRSRVEQSTTGSLIRGQERYVYGRRGRPCLRCGTRVTAEPLGAGAEGTDAERTVFYCTRCQPG; encoded by the coding sequence ATGCCTGAGGGAGACGTGGTGTTCCGCACCGCCGCCCGGCTGCATGCCGCGCTGGCCGGGCACCCGATCGTCGCGTCCGACCTGCGGCACCCGCGGCTGGCGCTGGTGGACCTGTCCGGGCGGACGGTCACCGAGTGCGTGCCGCGGGGCAAGCACATCATGCTGCGGCTCAGTGACGGCCTCACGCTGCACAGCCACCTGAAGATGGACGGCAGCTGGTGGATCTACCGGCCGGGTCAGCGGTGGCGTTCGCCCGGGCACCAGGTCCGGGTCGTGCTCACCACCGACGACGTGGTCGCGGTCGGAGCGCGGCTGCACGACCTCGAGGTGGTGCGCACCGACGACGAGGCGACGCTCGTCGGGCACCTCGGTCCGGACCTGCTGGGCCCGGACTGGGACGCCGACGAGGCCGTGCGTCGGCTGGCCGCCACCCCGGAGCGACCGATCGGGCTGGCGCTGCTGGACCAGCGCAACCTGGCCGGGATCGGCAACCTCTACCGGGCCGAGGTGCTGTTCCTGCGCGGCGTGCACCCGGCGACGCCCACCGGCGAGGTCGCCGACCTGCCCGCGCTGGTGAAGACCGCGCAACGGCTGCTGTACGCGAACCGTTCGCGGGTGGAGCAGTCCACGACCGGTTCGCTGATCCGCGGCCAGGAGCGTTACGTCTACGGCCGCCGCGGCCGACCCTGTCTGCGCTGCGGCACCCGGGTCACGGCCGAACCACTCGGCGCCGGTGCCGAGGGCACCGACGCCGAGCGAACCGTCTTCTACTGCACCCGCTGCCAGCCGGGCTAG
- the pgsA gene encoding CDP-diacylglycerol--glycerol-3-phosphate 3-phosphatidyltransferase has product MPSEDVPKKQAPLLNAANVLTALRIVLVPVFVAALIVSDGTHTGWLWTSATLFAIASITDYWDGRIARAHDLVTPFGAVADPIADKALTGAALIGLSAYDLLPWWVTVVIIVRELGVTALRFWVMRHGVIAASRGGKLKTLLQIIAIIWYLCPIPDPIDHVGSVVMGAAVLATVVTGADYVVRALTLRRTGRER; this is encoded by the coding sequence ATGCCTTCCGAGGACGTCCCCAAGAAGCAGGCGCCCCTGCTGAACGCGGCTAACGTGCTCACCGCACTGCGGATCGTGCTCGTGCCGGTGTTCGTCGCCGCGCTGATCGTCTCGGACGGCACGCACACCGGGTGGCTGTGGACGTCGGCGACGTTGTTCGCGATCGCGTCGATCACCGACTACTGGGACGGCCGGATCGCCCGCGCCCACGACCTGGTGACGCCGTTCGGCGCGGTCGCCGACCCGATCGCCGACAAGGCGCTCACCGGTGCGGCGCTGATCGGGCTCTCGGCCTACGACCTGCTGCCGTGGTGGGTCACCGTGGTGATCATCGTCCGCGAGCTCGGCGTCACCGCGCTGCGGTTCTGGGTCATGCGGCACGGCGTGATCGCGGCCAGCCGCGGCGGGAAGCTCAAGACGCTGCTCCAGATCATCGCGATCATCTGGTACCTCTGCCCGATCCCGGATCCGATCGACCACGTCGGGTCCGTCGTGATGGGAGCGGCGGTGCTCGCGACCGTCGTGACCGGAGCGGATTACGTCGTCCGCGCGCTGACGCTGCGCCGCACCGGACGGGAGCGGTGA
- a CDS encoding HAD family hydrolase produces MPGSDESPQEDNPLPLRAVLFDMDGTLVASDGVWDQAMIELATAYGGRLPSEFFVRSIGLAAAEAMVIAHEALGLPDDDLPDNLRWVHNRVLTLLSVTPPRWFEGARELVRTVRRSGLRTGLVTSSSRDHVDAALAEADRRRFDVIVSGDDVLTPKPSAEPYLCAADALGVAPGECAVVEDSAIGAASALAAGCRVVVVTPVTGECLTVGGIAEVDLDLLRSLQHGRPSPVQG; encoded by the coding sequence TTGCCGGGAAGTGATGAGAGCCCACAAGAAGACAACCCGTTACCCCTGCGGGCGGTGCTGTTCGACATGGACGGCACGCTGGTCGCGAGTGACGGTGTCTGGGACCAGGCCATGATCGAGTTAGCCACCGCCTACGGCGGCCGGCTGCCGTCCGAGTTCTTCGTCCGCAGCATCGGGCTCGCCGCCGCCGAAGCGATGGTGATCGCCCACGAGGCGCTGGGCCTGCCCGACGACGACCTTCCCGACAACCTGCGCTGGGTGCACAACCGCGTGCTGACGCTCCTGAGCGTGACGCCACCGCGCTGGTTCGAGGGTGCGCGCGAGCTCGTCCGCACGGTCCGGCGCTCCGGCCTGCGGACCGGTCTGGTGACCTCGTCGAGCCGGGACCACGTCGACGCCGCGCTGGCCGAGGCCGACCGGCGCCGGTTCGACGTCATCGTCTCCGGCGACGACGTGCTGACGCCCAAGCCCAGCGCGGAGCCCTATCTGTGCGCGGCCGACGCACTGGGCGTCGCGCCCGGCGAGTGCGCGGTCGTGGAGGACTCGGCGATCGGCGCGGCCAGCGCGCTGGCCGCCGGCTGCCGGGTCGTCGTGGTGACACCGGTGACGGGGGAGTGCCTCACCGTGGGCGGGATCGCGGAGGTCGACCTCGACCTCCTGCGATCACTGCAGCACGGCCGGCCGTCGCCGGTTCAGGGTTGA
- a CDS encoding PspA/IM30 family protein, with protein sequence MANPIIKAWKYFMASLGATVDAKADPKVQIEQAIDDAKNQHRALVEQAANVIGNQRQLELKLSRQMTQVEKLQGSARQALVLADKARAEGNEQQATQYEQTATAFATQLVAGEQALEDLKTLHDQALSAAQQAKQAVDSNAMLLQQRLAERAQLLNQLEQAKMQERVADSLQGMSQLTASGNVPSLDEVREKIEARYATAMGRSELAQNSVEGRMLEVQKSALDMAGASRLDQIRASMAGGQLGSGQSAPAVDSTPAASTNGSLPLAEQRLAELRRETDASSSRPPA encoded by the coding sequence ATGGCCAACCCGATCATCAAGGCCTGGAAGTATTTCATGGCGTCGTTGGGCGCCACGGTCGACGCGAAAGCCGACCCGAAGGTGCAGATCGAGCAGGCCATCGACGACGCGAAGAACCAGCACCGCGCGCTCGTCGAACAGGCCGCGAACGTGATCGGCAACCAGCGCCAGCTCGAGCTGAAGCTGTCCCGCCAGATGACGCAGGTCGAGAAGCTGCAGGGCTCGGCCCGGCAGGCGCTGGTGCTCGCCGACAAGGCCCGCGCCGAGGGCAACGAGCAGCAGGCCACGCAGTACGAGCAGACCGCGACGGCGTTCGCCACCCAGCTGGTGGCCGGCGAGCAGGCGCTCGAGGATCTCAAGACGCTGCACGACCAGGCGTTGTCGGCCGCCCAGCAGGCCAAGCAGGCCGTCGACAGCAACGCGATGCTGCTGCAGCAGCGGCTCGCCGAGCGGGCGCAGCTGCTCAACCAGCTCGAGCAGGCCAAGATGCAGGAGCGCGTCGCCGACTCGCTGCAGGGCATGTCGCAGCTCACCGCCAGCGGCAACGTCCCCAGCCTGGACGAGGTGCGGGAGAAGATCGAGGCCCGCTACGCGACCGCGATGGGTCGCTCCGAGCTCGCCCAGAACTCGGTCGAGGGCCGGATGCTCGAGGTGCAGAAGTCCGCGCTCGACATGGCCGGGGCGTCCCGGCTCGACCAGATCCGCGCCAGCATGGCCGGCGGCCAGCTCGGTTCGGGCCAGTCGGCACCGGCGGTGGATTCCACCCCGGCGGCGTCCACGAACGGATCGCTGCCGCTGGCCGAGCAGCGCCTGGCCGAGCTGCGACGCGAGACCGACGCGTCGTCGAGCCGTCCGCCGGCGTGA
- a CDS encoding HAMP domain-containing sensor histidine kinase, whose protein sequence is MRHLWDVVAGRLRRLPQPLGRIRSIKLKLAILLVGSGGVGFAYFSLVLGFFPFWTMASALTVALVTSQLLAHGTTKPIRAMTAAARTMSRGDYSQRVPASSRDEVGELARAFNRMAADLEAADRQRRELIANVSHELRTPITALQAVLENIVDGLAEPDPATLSTALGQTERLTRLVTELLDLSRLDAGVEPLRRSPVKLGPFLAAAVDAATVGSDRVAMEVDVLPAGLEVNADEARLHQVVANLLDNAARHSPPGGRVVVRARGLPSLGTETGTGLLLEVTDEGPGIPPEERTRVFDRFSRGSTPAIARDGGTGLGLAIARWAVELHDGTISVADTGPGCRIQVTLPA, encoded by the coding sequence GTGAGACATCTCTGGGACGTCGTCGCCGGCCGGCTGCGCCGGTTGCCGCAGCCGCTCGGCCGGATCCGGTCGATCAAGCTGAAGCTGGCGATCCTGCTCGTCGGGTCCGGCGGGGTCGGGTTCGCGTACTTCTCGCTGGTGCTGGGCTTCTTCCCGTTCTGGACGATGGCGTCGGCGTTGACGGTGGCGCTCGTGACGTCGCAACTGCTGGCGCACGGCACCACCAAACCGATCCGGGCGATGACGGCGGCCGCCCGGACGATGAGCCGCGGCGACTACAGCCAGCGGGTTCCGGCCTCCTCCCGGGACGAGGTGGGCGAGTTGGCCCGCGCGTTCAACCGCATGGCCGCCGACCTGGAGGCTGCGGACCGGCAGCGTCGCGAGCTGATCGCGAACGTCTCGCACGAGCTGCGGACGCCGATCACCGCGCTGCAGGCGGTGCTGGAGAACATCGTCGACGGGCTGGCCGAGCCGGACCCGGCGACGCTGAGCACCGCGCTCGGCCAGACCGAGCGGCTGACCCGGCTGGTCACCGAGCTGCTCGACCTGTCCCGCCTGGACGCCGGGGTGGAGCCGCTGCGCCGCAGCCCGGTGAAGCTCGGGCCGTTCCTGGCCGCCGCGGTCGACGCCGCGACCGTCGGCAGCGACCGGGTGGCGATGGAGGTCGACGTCCTGCCGGCCGGCCTCGAGGTCAACGCCGACGAGGCCCGGCTGCACCAGGTCGTCGCGAACCTGCTGGACAACGCGGCCCGGCACAGTCCGCCGGGCGGTCGCGTCGTGGTTCGTGCCCGGGGTCTGCCCTCGCTGGGGACGGAGACCGGCACCGGGCTGCTCCTCGAGGTGACCGACGAGGGCCCCGGAATCCCGCCGGAGGAGCGCACCCGCGTCTTCGACCGGTTCAGCCGTGGATCGACGCCCGCGATCGCTCGCGACGGCGGCACCGGTCTGGGGCTGGCGATCGCCCGCTGGGCGGTCGAGTTGCACGACGGCACGATCTCGGTCGCCGACACCGGCCCGGGCTGCCGGATCCAGGTCACGCTGCCCGCCTGA
- a CDS encoding TetR/AcrR family transcriptional regulator → MTRETGELPLDWSDVDRTRGTRVRAGNAMARTRVSLLDAAVRLIAERGTRRTSMTDIAQAAGIAKGTLYNHFRNKDEVFAALVEAEIALIADECRGVDLEDALAVAAIRLDTHPALRRVADDDPAALAALVGAPLDSAGWRVARACAADVLAACGRDPRGAELVVRWLASHLAAPDPDDAEASARLFAAVLPLRVLATV, encoded by the coding sequence GTGACCCGGGAGACCGGGGAGCTCCCGCTCGACTGGAGCGACGTCGACCGCACGCGGGGAACCCGGGTCCGTGCCGGCAACGCGATGGCGCGCACCCGGGTGTCGTTGCTCGACGCGGCCGTCCGCCTGATCGCCGAGCGCGGCACCCGCCGGACGTCGATGACCGACATCGCGCAGGCCGCGGGCATCGCCAAGGGAACCCTCTACAACCACTTCCGCAACAAGGACGAGGTGTTCGCCGCCCTCGTCGAGGCCGAGATCGCGCTCATCGCCGACGAGTGCCGCGGCGTCGACCTGGAAGACGCGCTGGCCGTCGCCGCGATCCGGCTCGACACCCACCCGGCGTTGCGTCGGGTTGCCGACGACGACCCGGCCGCGCTGGCGGCCCTGGTCGGGGCCCCGCTGGACTCCGCGGGATGGCGGGTGGCGCGTGCCTGCGCCGCCGACGTGCTCGCCGCGTGCGGCCGCGACCCGCGCGGGGCCGAGCTGGTCGTCCGCTGGCTGGCCAGCCACCTCGCCGCGCCCGACCCCGACGACGCCGAGGCCTCCGCGCGCCTGTTCGCGGCGGTGCTCCCGCTCCGGGTGCTGGCTACGGTCTGA
- the pspM gene encoding phage shock envelope stress response protein PspM, translating to MMGSRGPDARERHLRALRKARNKARAWGVWAATIGGGALVAVPYAGLGLPDILWAGAAGGATAMAVLRRRDHRELAAAPVPEPELRRDLTIGQRLAPLLGPRFGALIDHPHRVVLPVGSPGYEAAQRLNNAARVLPQMLDRLGPYRGQLPAEAESAHVALRDLGNRLALVERTLASAAPEARPSLIVARDELVARFVEGVDAYEALTTATAECVAAVSRGGENSVSMRLTEAADRLAGLSYGLNTVHDTNRDRGIDEVDLGTLPLNTTTAPQPRRGVQH from the coding sequence ATGATGGGATCACGAGGTCCGGACGCTCGGGAACGACATCTCCGCGCACTGCGTAAGGCCCGGAACAAGGCCAGGGCCTGGGGTGTGTGGGCCGCCACCATCGGCGGAGGCGCCCTCGTCGCCGTCCCGTACGCCGGGCTGGGGCTACCCGACATCCTCTGGGCCGGCGCGGCCGGCGGCGCTACCGCGATGGCCGTGCTGCGCCGTCGCGACCACCGCGAGCTCGCGGCCGCACCGGTACCCGAACCCGAGCTCCGGCGTGACCTGACGATCGGGCAGCGGCTCGCGCCGCTGCTCGGTCCGCGGTTCGGGGCGCTCATCGACCACCCGCACCGGGTCGTGCTGCCGGTCGGGTCGCCGGGCTACGAGGCCGCGCAGCGTCTCAACAACGCCGCGCGGGTACTTCCGCAGATGCTCGACCGGCTCGGCCCCTACCGCGGGCAGCTGCCCGCCGAGGCGGAGTCGGCCCACGTCGCTCTGCGCGATCTGGGCAACCGGCTCGCGCTGGTGGAGCGCACGCTCGCGTCGGCGGCGCCCGAGGCGCGTCCGTCGCTGATCGTGGCGCGCGACGAGCTGGTGGCGCGCTTCGTCGAGGGCGTCGACGCGTACGAGGCGCTGACCACCGCGACGGCCGAGTGCGTCGCCGCGGTGTCCCGCGGTGGTGAGAACAGCGTGAGCATGCGCCTCACCGAGGCGGCCGACCGTCTCGCCGGTCTGTCCTACGGCCTCAACACCGTGCACGACACCAACCGCGACCGCGGCATCGACGAGGTGGATCTCGGCACGCTGCCCCTCAACACCACGACCGCACCGCAGCCCCGCCGCGGCGTCCAGCACTAG
- a CDS encoding CinA family protein, which yields MSTEPTAAGVLAALRARGETLATAESLTGGLLAAHLVDVPGASRVFRGGVVAYATDLKATLVGVDQALLDRLGPVAAEVAAALAGGARRRCGADWGIGTTGVAGPDPQDGKPAGTVFVGVTGPSGAVTRALRLTGDRAAIRAATVAEAVALLAAELGKA from the coding sequence GTGAGCACCGAGCCGACCGCGGCCGGTGTGCTGGCGGCGCTGCGCGCGCGGGGGGAGACGCTGGCGACCGCGGAGTCGCTCACCGGCGGGCTGCTCGCCGCGCACCTGGTCGACGTGCCGGGCGCGTCCCGGGTGTTCCGCGGCGGCGTCGTCGCGTACGCCACCGATCTCAAAGCGACGCTCGTCGGCGTCGACCAGGCGCTGCTGGACCGGCTCGGCCCGGTCGCCGCCGAGGTCGCCGCCGCGCTCGCCGGGGGCGCCCGCCGCCGCTGCGGCGCGGACTGGGGAATCGGCACGACCGGTGTGGCCGGCCCCGACCCGCAGGACGGCAAGCCGGCCGGGACCGTGTTCGTGGGCGTGACGGGTCCGTCCGGGGCCGTCACCCGGGCGCTGCGGCTCACCGGGGACCGGGCCGCGATCCGGGCCGCGACGGTCGCCGAGGCCGTCGCGCTGCTGGCCGCCGAGCTGGGGAAGGCCTGA
- a CDS encoding DUF4153 domain-containing protein has product MPDSDPPADKPRTDDEGSLKSARHVIASVYDGPTPKPVELWPGAHPVPPLWSDRIWPVSTAPAPRAALIAAAGSGVLGALVLSADEIGVGLVLLASAALLTALATAPRTVTLRQGAFAALATALFGVATFRAAPWLIGLCLLAGLLTALLAITGGRSWTGLLLGTFAPLGAFSRAARWTSRGVTPHTKGATIGRGVVIGTVSLVLLVVFGALFAGADPVFADLLGGLVPEVPPALAIVRTILFVLVAAGALIAACLAHQKPDFDAITPGRGAGRPRPEWAVPLGALNALFACFVGVQLVVLADGNQHVLRTAGLTYAEYARQGFWQLLAVTALTLLVVAVVVRVARRETAADRTTLRVLLGALCLLAVLVVASALRRMWLYEDAYGFTRLRVLVQAVEFWLGGVFVLIAVAGIRLRGRWLPRAVIATGALTLLALAAVNPDAFIAERNVVRYAETGRIDVASLSDLSPDAVPALDRLPAPQRACALQLVQYQLTDDEAWYTANTSRARAREILRARPATNC; this is encoded by the coding sequence GTGCCCGATTCCGACCCACCCGCCGACAAGCCCCGCACCGACGACGAGGGGTCATTGAAGTCCGCGCGGCACGTGATCGCCTCGGTCTACGACGGCCCGACGCCGAAGCCGGTCGAGCTGTGGCCGGGTGCGCATCCGGTGCCCCCGCTGTGGTCCGACCGGATCTGGCCGGTCTCCACCGCGCCGGCCCCGCGAGCGGCGCTGATCGCCGCGGCCGGTTCCGGCGTTCTCGGCGCCCTCGTGCTGTCCGCGGACGAGATCGGCGTCGGGCTGGTGCTCCTCGCGTCCGCCGCCCTGCTCACCGCGCTCGCCACCGCCCCGCGCACCGTCACCCTGCGTCAGGGTGCCTTCGCCGCGCTGGCCACGGCGCTGTTCGGGGTCGCGACCTTCCGCGCGGCGCCGTGGCTGATCGGCCTCTGCCTCCTCGCCGGCCTGCTCACCGCGCTCCTCGCGATCACCGGGGGCCGCAGCTGGACCGGCCTGCTGCTCGGGACGTTCGCCCCGCTCGGCGCGTTCAGCCGGGCCGCCCGCTGGACCAGCCGGGGCGTCACGCCGCACACGAAAGGCGCGACCATCGGCCGCGGGGTCGTCATCGGCACGGTCTCGCTCGTGCTGCTCGTCGTGTTCGGCGCGCTCTTCGCCGGCGCCGACCCGGTGTTCGCCGATCTCCTCGGCGGTCTCGTCCCCGAGGTACCGCCGGCGCTGGCGATCGTCCGCACGATCCTGTTCGTCCTGGTCGCGGCGGGGGCGCTGATCGCCGCGTGCCTGGCGCACCAGAAGCCGGACTTCGACGCGATCACGCCGGGCCGCGGGGCCGGGCGGCCCCGGCCGGAGTGGGCGGTGCCGCTCGGCGCGCTCAACGCGCTGTTCGCGTGCTTCGTCGGGGTCCAGCTCGTCGTGCTGGCCGACGGGAACCAGCACGTGCTGCGCACCGCCGGGCTCACCTACGCCGAGTACGCCCGGCAGGGCTTCTGGCAGCTGCTCGCGGTCACCGCGCTCACGTTGCTCGTCGTCGCCGTCGTCGTGCGCGTCGCCCGCCGGGAGACGGCGGCCGACCGGACCACGCTGCGGGTGCTCCTCGGCGCGCTGTGCCTGCTGGCGGTGCTGGTCGTCGCGTCGGCGCTGCGCCGGATGTGGCTCTACGAGGACGCGTACGGCTTCACCCGGCTGCGGGTGCTGGTCCAGGCGGTCGAGTTCTGGCTGGGCGGGGTGTTCGTGCTGATCGCGGTGGCGGGGATCCGCCTGCGTGGACGCTGGCTGCCGCGGGCGGTGATCGCGACCGGCGCGCTGACGCTGCTCGCGCTGGCCGCAGTGAACCCCGACGCGTTCATCGCCGAGCGCAACGTGGTCCGCTACGCCGAGACCGGCCGGATCGACGTCGCCTCGCTCTCGGACCTGTCACCGGACGCCGTACCGGCGCTCGATCGCCTTCCCGCGCCGCAGCGGGCCTGCGCTCTCCAGCTCGTGCAGTACCAGCTGACCGATGACGAGGCGTGGTACACCGCCAACACCAGCCGGGCCCGCGCCCGCGAAATACTGCGGGCCCGCCCGGCGACGAACTGCTAA
- a CDS encoding helix-turn-helix domain-containing protein codes for MVLLRRILGDTLRSQRLAQRRTLREVSSAAKVSLGYLSEVERGQKEASSELLSSICEALGVPLSEVLRDVSDTLEVAETTPAASASATASASVLNAVGGDGAELEVVGAGVGNNGPSRLEVHLDLDARGRHRVVAAA; via the coding sequence ATGGTCCTGCTGCGCCGGATCCTCGGCGACACGCTGCGATCGCAGCGGCTCGCCCAGCGACGCACTCTTCGTGAGGTCTCCTCGGCCGCGAAGGTCAGCCTCGGTTACCTGTCCGAGGTCGAACGCGGGCAGAAGGAGGCCTCCTCGGAGCTGCTCTCCTCGATCTGCGAGGCGCTCGGTGTTCCGCTGTCGGAAGTGCTGCGCGACGTGAGCGACACGCTCGAGGTCGCCGAGACCACTCCGGCCGCCAGCGCGAGCGCCACGGCGTCCGCGAGCGTCCTCAACGCGGTCGGCGGCGACGGTGCCGAGCTCGAGGTCGTCGGGGCCGGTGTGGGCAACAACGGTCCGAGCCGGCTCGAAGTCCACCTCGATCTGGACGCGCGTGGCCGCCACCGGGTAGTCGCAGCAGCGTGA
- a CDS encoding helix-turn-helix domain-containing protein yields MDAFRTELTRRRVDAGLSKKALARRMSFDPSYVSHIESGRHRPTEDFARRADDVLGLGGRLLALWREYDRTRQNAAAGAAVPVSVTADPSSDLVVEREEASLRFDGRDYVMTIRRHLHNVGSKPVTLYWIKISSDDQSDAPLTWDTIDLRAVCEGEPMDWRVTNDQPFAKQVWLQFRNGDYEFPLYPGARTWIEYSYTVPESIWGRWFQRAIRLPTRYLSVRLTFPAHLEPRVWGTETSMTADGSPLGVTPQVTHTTEGEVEWFWEVPQPQLNARYRLLWQFQNGPGAGLRSGRATDRAERSERGERPDHSGRSGTRRSTLNRRRPAVLQ; encoded by the coding sequence ATGGATGCGTTTCGCACGGAGCTGACGAGGCGTCGTGTCGATGCCGGTTTATCGAAGAAGGCGCTCGCCCGACGGATGTCGTTCGATCCGTCGTACGTCAGCCACATCGAGAGCGGGCGGCACCGCCCCACCGAGGATTTCGCGCGCCGCGCGGACGACGTCCTCGGGCTCGGCGGGCGGCTGTTGGCGCTCTGGCGGGAGTACGACCGCACCCGGCAGAACGCGGCCGCCGGCGCGGCCGTGCCGGTGTCGGTCACCGCGGACCCGTCCTCCGATCTCGTGGTCGAGCGCGAAGAGGCCTCGCTGCGGTTCGACGGCCGGGACTACGTGATGACGATCCGTCGTCACCTGCACAACGTGGGCAGCAAGCCGGTGACGCTGTACTGGATCAAGATCAGCAGCGACGACCAGTCCGACGCGCCGCTCACCTGGGACACGATCGACCTGCGCGCGGTGTGCGAGGGCGAGCCGATGGACTGGCGGGTGACGAACGACCAGCCGTTCGCCAAGCAGGTCTGGCTCCAGTTCCGCAACGGCGACTACGAGTTCCCGCTCTACCCGGGCGCACGCACCTGGATCGAGTACTCGTACACGGTGCCGGAGAGCATCTGGGGCCGCTGGTTCCAGCGCGCGATCCGGCTGCCCACCCGGTACCTCTCGGTGCGGCTCACGTTCCCGGCCCACCTCGAGCCGCGGGTGTGGGGCACCGAGACCTCGATGACCGCCGACGGGTCGCCGCTGGGCGTCACGCCGCAGGTGACGCACACCACCGAGGGTGAAGTCGAGTGGTTCTGGGAGGTTCCGCAGCCCCAGCTGAACGCGCGGTACCGCCTGCTCTGGCAGTTCCAGAACGGGCCGGGCGCCGGCCTGCGGTCGGGTCGCGCGACCGATCGGGCCGAGCGGTCGGAGCGCGGCGAGCGCCCCGACCACTCCGGAAGATCAGGCACCCGACGCTCAACCCTGAACCGGCGACGGCCGGCCGTGCTGCAGTGA